The proteins below come from a single Corynebacterium glyciniphilum AJ 3170 genomic window:
- a CDS encoding cyclase family protein — MRQLIDISVDLRAGIASDPPGHRPDITYIDHQQSAEDVVAFFPGAETSDLPAGEGWAIERVNMSTHTGTHLDAPYHYASTMNGGERAITIDEVPLDWCLRPGVKLDFRHLSDGYVVQPADIDAELERIGHTLQPFDIVLVNTAAGVRYGEDDYVDTGCGMGRDATLHLLKQGVRITGTDAWSWDAPFSYTAQRYEKDHDPSIIWEGHKAGREIEYCHIEKLHNLEALPSTGFTVSCLPVKIHAASAGWTRAVAIIDDKDGE, encoded by the coding sequence ATGCGACAACTGATCGACATCTCCGTCGACCTGCGGGCCGGCATTGCCTCAGACCCTCCCGGACACCGTCCCGACATCACGTATATCGACCACCAACAGTCCGCCGAGGACGTTGTGGCCTTCTTCCCGGGCGCCGAGACCTCCGATCTCCCCGCCGGTGAAGGATGGGCGATCGAGCGGGTCAATATGAGCACGCACACCGGTACCCACCTCGACGCGCCGTACCATTACGCCTCAACGATGAACGGTGGCGAGCGTGCGATCACCATCGACGAAGTCCCGCTCGACTGGTGTCTGCGCCCCGGGGTGAAGCTCGACTTCCGCCACCTCAGCGACGGCTATGTGGTCCAGCCTGCCGACATCGACGCCGAACTGGAGCGCATCGGCCACACGCTCCAGCCCTTCGACATCGTTCTCGTCAACACCGCCGCCGGTGTGCGTTACGGTGAGGACGACTACGTCGACACCGGTTGCGGGATGGGCCGCGACGCCACCCTCCATCTGCTCAAGCAGGGTGTCCGAATCACCGGCACAGATGCCTGGAGCTGGGATGCACCGTTCTCCTACACCGCGCAGCGATACGAGAAGGATCACGACCCCAGCATCATCTGGGAAGGTCACAAAGCCGGCCGCGAGATCGAGTACTGCCACATCGAGAAGCTCCACAACCTCGAGGCACTTCCCTCGACAGGTTTCACAGTCTCGTGCCTGCCGGTCAAGATCCACGCGGCCTCGGCTGGATGGACGCGTGCTGTGGCCATCATCGACGACAAGGACGGAGAATAA
- a CDS encoding glycoside hydrolase family 1 protein produces the protein MTTRTPAFPEGFLWGGATAANQIEGAYDVGGKGLSIQDVMPHGLQTLSTQEPTDDNLKHEAIDFYHRYAEDIALFAEMGFRTYRFSIAWTRIFPNGDDAEPNEEGLAFYDRVLDELEKYGIEPVVTISHYETPLHLAREYGGWRNRALIDLYVTYATTLFERYKGRVRHWLTFNEINALFHFPFMAGGIELNRDDVEDADLYQAAHNELVASALATKVARRVDPENKIGCMVIAVPRYGLTPDPADQRKAQEETQLDFVFGDVHVRGQYPGHYLRLLREKGIELDITDADREALRNTVDFVSFSYYMSVCESADPARQTKGEGNVVGGIPNPTLEASEWGWQIDPVGLRIVLNDFWDRWQLPLFIVENGLGAKDVLVDSGEGKTVEDDYRIAYLNDHLYQVGEAITDGVDVLGYTAWGCIDLVSASKAELSKRYGFIYVDRNDDGSGTLARYRKRSFDWYRDVIASNGAVLRPSHGEDA, from the coding sequence ATGACGACACGCACACCCGCATTCCCCGAAGGTTTTCTCTGGGGCGGTGCCACCGCAGCCAACCAGATCGAGGGCGCCTACGACGTCGGCGGCAAAGGACTGTCGATTCAGGACGTCATGCCGCACGGACTGCAGACCCTGTCCACCCAGGAACCCACCGACGACAACCTCAAGCACGAGGCGATCGACTTCTACCACCGCTACGCCGAGGACATCGCCCTGTTCGCCGAGATGGGGTTCAGGACGTACCGTTTCTCGATCGCCTGGACCCGTATCTTCCCCAACGGTGACGACGCCGAGCCGAACGAGGAGGGCCTGGCGTTCTACGACCGCGTCCTGGATGAGCTGGAGAAGTACGGGATTGAACCTGTCGTCACCATCTCGCATTACGAGACTCCTTTGCACCTGGCGCGTGAGTACGGCGGATGGCGGAACCGGGCGCTGATCGACCTCTACGTGACATACGCGACCACCCTGTTCGAACGGTACAAGGGGCGTGTGCGCCACTGGTTGACATTCAACGAGATCAACGCGCTGTTCCACTTCCCGTTCATGGCCGGCGGCATCGAGCTCAACCGGGACGATGTCGAGGACGCAGACCTCTACCAGGCCGCCCACAATGAACTGGTCGCCTCAGCTCTCGCCACCAAGGTCGCGCGTCGGGTCGATCCGGAGAACAAGATCGGCTGCATGGTCATCGCCGTTCCCCGTTACGGACTCACCCCTGACCCTGCCGACCAACGTAAGGCCCAGGAGGAGACACAGCTCGACTTCGTCTTCGGCGACGTTCACGTCCGTGGCCAGTATCCGGGCCACTACCTGCGGCTGCTGCGGGAGAAGGGCATCGAGCTGGACATCACCGACGCCGACCGGGAGGCGTTGAGGAACACCGTCGACTTCGTCTCCTTCTCGTACTACATGTCTGTGTGTGAGTCGGCAGACCCTGCGCGTCAGACCAAGGGCGAGGGCAATGTTGTCGGCGGCATCCCGAACCCCACACTCGAGGCATCGGAGTGGGGGTGGCAGATCGACCCGGTGGGCCTACGTATCGTCCTCAACGATTTCTGGGATCGCTGGCAGCTGCCGCTGTTCATCGTGGAGAACGGGCTCGGTGCGAAGGATGTCCTGGTCGACTCGGGCGAGGGCAAGACTGTCGAGGATGACTACCGTATCGCCTATCTCAACGATCACCTCTACCAGGTCGGCGAGGCGATCACAGACGGTGTGGATGTGCTGGGTTACACGGCGTGGGGATGTATCGACCTGGTCTCGGCCTCGAAGGCGGAGCTGTCGAAGCGTTACGGATTCATCTACGTCGACCGCAACGACGACGGCTCCGGGACGCTGGCTCGCTACCGTAAGCGGTCCTTCGACTGGTACCGGGACGTCATCGCATCGAACGGCGCAGTGCTTCGGCCGTCCCATGGTGAGGACGCGTAG
- a CDS encoding fumarylacetoacetate hydrolase family protein produces the protein MRIISATIDGVRRFGRVDDESQVHLFAEDRDPLDALDPQAPEIPTTETIALDELGALEPPLPVTTLRDFITFEQHTAGSMRTVTDGAGAPDAWYDAPAFYFTNPHAAIGSGQDVRIPPGSERFDVELEVAAVISKDGFNLSVEEAWDHIGGFTILNDWSARDLQTAEMKVGLGPAKGKDSASTLGPMVVTLDELDDYRDGDHFDLRMELRINDRQITEDVLSHMAWSFAELVSYASRGTWVRRGDVLGSGTCGGGCLAEFWGWTGEIDPAPISVGDTVTMTVQGIGTITNKVVEGVDVHPVPRARSVEWTRPV, from the coding sequence ATGCGTATCATCTCTGCGACCATCGACGGGGTCCGACGTTTCGGACGCGTGGATGACGAGAGCCAGGTACACCTCTTCGCCGAGGACCGGGACCCGCTTGACGCACTCGATCCACAGGCCCCGGAGATCCCGACCACCGAGACGATTGCCCTGGACGAACTGGGCGCTCTGGAACCGCCCCTGCCAGTGACCACCCTGCGCGACTTCATCACCTTCGAACAGCACACCGCCGGGTCCATGCGGACGGTCACGGACGGCGCGGGTGCACCAGACGCCTGGTACGACGCTCCTGCCTTCTACTTCACCAACCCCCATGCAGCGATCGGATCCGGCCAGGACGTCCGCATCCCCCCCGGCTCAGAACGTTTCGACGTGGAGCTCGAGGTGGCTGCGGTGATTTCCAAGGACGGGTTCAACCTCAGCGTCGAGGAGGCCTGGGACCACATCGGAGGATTCACGATCCTCAACGACTGGTCCGCCCGGGACCTGCAGACCGCCGAGATGAAAGTCGGGCTAGGCCCCGCCAAAGGCAAGGACTCCGCCTCCACCCTGGGACCGATGGTGGTCACCCTGGATGAACTCGACGACTACCGCGACGGAGACCACTTCGACCTTCGGATGGAGCTGCGTATCAATGACCGTCAGATCACCGAAGACGTTCTCTCACACATGGCCTGGTCGTTCGCTGAACTCGTCTCCTACGCCAGCCGCGGAACGTGGGTGCGCCGAGGCGACGTCCTCGGAAGCGGTACCTGCGGAGGTGGATGCCTGGCGGAGTTCTGGGGTTGGACGGGCGAGATCGATCCCGCCCCGATCTCCGTCGGGGACACCGTCACCATGACGGTCCAGGGCATCGGCACCATCACCAACAAGGTCGTCGAGGGTGTCGACGTCCACCCTGTTCCGCGTGCACGTTCGGTCGAGTGGACGCGCCCTGTGTGA
- a CDS encoding beta-glucoside-specific PTS transporter subunit IIABC yields MATRQDFAPLAERVVAALGGPGNIRSVTHCATRLRFKIRENDKADLQAADAVDGVLTAIHSGGQYQVVIGNDVPFAYEAVTALDGMASKGVKDSVDEDGAGEEMDADGGDTDKNLLNKFIDLVSALFSPILWCLAGLGLGKAFLTLAETTGLLEETSDTYVILNATFDGIFYFLPLFLALTAARRFKVNQFIALSMMAPLVLPQIVALSEAENVHLFGIPLNSMNYSSSVIPAIIAVWVAGYLQRWLEKVLPGAVRNFFTPLIVVAVMVPLVLLTIGPVTLQLGNWLSDGLNWLLSAAPWLGGAVLGAFWQVFVLFGLHWSLIPVFLNDIAVQGYTLLMGPLLAAVLAQASAAAAVWIRAKDPERKKVAGPGVISGFLAGVTEPIIYGVNLPLKYPFYVGLGSGAVGGAIIGMAHGGMDTFVFPSVLALPAAVNVGTFGMTVLGTVVAVILGFVGTWFVVPMAERKLSGAAVIADAPAEPKTADVTGQVTVLAPVPGNVVPLEDVDDKVFASGAMGAGVGIEPAGRSTVTVTSPVSGKLIAVQKTGHAYGIRGDNGAEVLVHVGIDTVKMGGTGFSTLVERGQHVSAGEALGTVDLAAVAEAGYPATTLVIVTNTKKLTAVTPVASGDVAGGATILDIEN; encoded by the coding sequence ATGGCGACAAGACAAGATTTCGCCCCGCTGGCAGAACGGGTGGTCGCTGCCCTCGGAGGGCCGGGCAACATCCGCTCGGTCACCCACTGTGCCACCCGGTTACGGTTCAAGATCAGGGAGAACGACAAGGCTGATCTCCAGGCAGCAGACGCGGTGGACGGCGTCCTCACCGCGATTCACTCCGGTGGCCAGTACCAGGTCGTCATCGGCAATGATGTTCCCTTCGCCTACGAAGCGGTAACTGCCCTGGACGGTATGGCATCCAAAGGGGTGAAGGATTCCGTCGACGAGGACGGGGCCGGCGAAGAGATGGACGCCGACGGAGGAGACACCGATAAAAACCTTCTGAACAAGTTCATCGACCTCGTCTCCGCGCTGTTCAGCCCGATTCTGTGGTGCCTGGCGGGCCTTGGTCTGGGCAAGGCGTTCCTGACATTGGCGGAGACCACCGGCCTGCTCGAGGAGACCTCGGACACCTACGTGATCCTGAATGCCACGTTCGACGGTATCTTCTATTTCCTCCCGCTGTTCCTGGCGCTCACCGCCGCACGGCGGTTCAAGGTCAACCAGTTCATCGCGCTGTCGATGATGGCACCGCTGGTACTGCCACAGATCGTGGCGCTGTCTGAGGCAGAGAACGTTCACTTGTTCGGCATCCCACTGAACTCGATGAACTACAGCTCGTCGGTGATCCCCGCGATCATCGCGGTCTGGGTTGCGGGCTACCTCCAGCGATGGCTGGAGAAGGTGCTTCCCGGTGCAGTCCGCAACTTCTTCACCCCTCTCATCGTCGTCGCCGTGATGGTGCCTCTGGTCCTGTTGACCATCGGCCCGGTCACCCTGCAACTGGGTAACTGGCTGTCCGACGGACTCAACTGGTTGCTCAGCGCCGCACCCTGGCTCGGCGGAGCAGTCCTGGGTGCCTTCTGGCAGGTGTTCGTGCTGTTCGGCCTGCACTGGAGTCTCATTCCGGTGTTCCTCAACGATATCGCCGTCCAGGGATACACCCTGCTGATGGGCCCGCTGCTCGCCGCAGTACTGGCGCAGGCCTCGGCAGCGGCGGCCGTGTGGATCCGTGCGAAAGACCCGGAGCGCAAGAAGGTTGCCGGGCCGGGCGTGATCTCGGGTTTCCTCGCCGGCGTCACAGAACCGATCATCTACGGTGTCAACCTCCCGCTGAAGTACCCGTTCTACGTGGGCCTCGGCAGCGGTGCCGTCGGCGGCGCGATTATCGGTATGGCGCACGGCGGTATGGACACCTTCGTCTTCCCGTCTGTACTGGCTCTACCGGCCGCGGTGAATGTCGGGACGTTCGGGATGACCGTCCTCGGCACCGTCGTGGCCGTGATCCTCGGTTTCGTGGGGACATGGTTTGTCGTGCCGATGGCGGAACGCAAGCTGTCGGGCGCCGCAGTGATCGCGGACGCACCAGCGGAACCGAAAACCGCTGACGTCACCGGCCAGGTCACCGTCCTCGCCCCCGTTCCGGGCAACGTCGTGCCGTTGGAGGACGTCGACGACAAGGTCTTCGCTTCCGGTGCGATGGGGGCAGGTGTGGGCATCGAGCCTGCCGGCCGATCGACCGTGACGGTGACCTCCCCGGTCAGTGGAAAGCTCATTGCCGTACAGAAAACCGGTCACGCCTACGGCATCCGTGGCGACAACGGAGCGGAGGTCCTCGTTCACGTCGGTATCGACACCGTGAAGATGGGCGGCACGGGGTTCAGCACGCTCGTCGAACGTGGTCAGCATGTTTCAGCCGGCGAGGCTCTCGGCACCGTCGACCTCGCCGCTGTCGCGGAAGCCGGGTATCCGGCGACCACACTGGTGATCGTCACCAACACGAAGAAGCTGACGGCGGTCACTCCCGTCGCCAGTGGCGACGTTGCTGGTGGAGCAACCATTCTCGACATCGAGAACTAA
- a CDS encoding MFS transporter has translation MYKWIILVGSFIIYMFDALEILLLSLALPAISSDLDITATQAGLLATATLLGMGFGGPVMGSLADSRGRRFALLVCVTIFIIFTSVIFIVPNLTVFIIVRFISGLGLGGVWSVISAFVTENWPKERRAVALTFVLSSYPIGGLVAAQLSSFMLPHWREMFLIAGLGAILPLVIVIFCFRESQMWLEERNLPLPGDAGAPEKANSSIREIMAQPYLRTTVLASIVASLAFIAFYGSSTWLPSYLENERGLDAQTVGTFLTWLNLGMFIGYNVFGIIADKFGKRFALITAMVGAGLLMPLYGVITNETGLLLLGPAYAFFMTFAGLFGPYLSGIYPTRVRATGSGFCFNVGRGVSAFAPLLFGALAGVASLAAGLVIAGILFLAGAAVTLFLPRDTKELPDPSGSAAPDQPENGTQRPTTATA, from the coding sequence ATGTACAAATGGATCATCCTCGTCGGCTCGTTCATCATCTACATGTTCGATGCCCTTGAGATTCTGTTGTTATCCCTCGCTCTTCCCGCCATCTCATCAGATCTTGACATCACCGCCACACAGGCCGGACTTCTGGCCACAGCCACGCTGCTCGGCATGGGTTTCGGCGGTCCTGTGATGGGTTCGCTCGCCGACTCCAGAGGACGCAGGTTCGCGCTCCTGGTGTGTGTCACGATCTTCATCATCTTCACCTCCGTCATCTTCATTGTTCCCAATCTCACGGTGTTCATCATCGTGCGTTTCATCTCCGGCCTCGGCCTCGGCGGCGTGTGGAGCGTGATTTCTGCATTCGTGACCGAGAACTGGCCGAAGGAACGTCGCGCCGTCGCACTCACCTTCGTCCTCTCGTCCTACCCGATCGGTGGACTGGTCGCCGCCCAGCTCTCCAGCTTCATGCTGCCCCACTGGCGTGAGATGTTCCTGATCGCCGGCCTCGGTGCGATCCTCCCCCTGGTCATCGTGATCTTCTGCTTCCGTGAGTCCCAGATGTGGCTGGAGGAACGCAATCTTCCGCTTCCCGGCGACGCAGGGGCACCGGAGAAGGCGAACTCCTCGATCCGCGAGATCATGGCCCAGCCGTATCTGCGGACAACAGTCCTGGCCAGCATCGTCGCCTCGTTGGCGTTTATCGCGTTCTACGGGTCAAGCACCTGGTTGCCGAGCTACCTGGAGAACGAACGGGGACTCGATGCGCAGACCGTCGGCACGTTCTTGACGTGGCTGAATCTGGGCATGTTCATCGGCTACAACGTCTTCGGAATCATCGCCGACAAGTTCGGTAAGCGCTTTGCGCTGATCACCGCCATGGTGGGCGCTGGCCTCCTCATGCCCTTGTACGGGGTCATCACGAACGAGACCGGACTCCTGCTTCTCGGCCCCGCCTACGCGTTCTTCATGACCTTCGCCGGACTCTTCGGCCCGTACCTCAGCGGGATTTACCCGACGCGTGTCCGGGCAACCGGGTCCGGGTTCTGTTTCAACGTAGGACGTGGAGTCTCGGCTTTCGCCCCACTGCTGTTCGGCGCCCTCGCCGGTGTCGCCTCACTCGCAGCCGGACTCGTGATCGCCGGCATCCTGTTCCTTGCCGGAGCCGCAGTCACACTCTTCCTGCCTCGCGACACCAAAGAGCTGCCCGACCCCTCAGGCAGCGCAGCCCCTGATCAGCCGGAGAACGGAACTCAGCGTCCCACCACCGCAACCGCATAA
- a CDS encoding PhzA/PhzB family protein, translated as MTTENTDILSSNDAEIREKNIATIREYVDARTDEERGRRWELYAEDCTSGAVAGEPVRGKELARKSTEWNLTYFPGFVFDDNIIFQSTDPNYFVVASKGRGEVNFPEHGDARPYENDFFHVFRMQDGKIKDYFEYSNAVKLYEALGLEIPELQSPGGWPDHTPEELAYDPFPGIEYSDPENPDVIDDSDRELREKNIEGLRTYVDARTLEERSTRWDLYVDSDETTSGAAGLPVSFGKAKARQSTEWNLVHFPEYIFNDNVVLQTQDPNLFMVMSNGTGGLYYPAYGDRTTYDNVYFHVFRMRDGKILNYYEFVNSKFLYDTLGVELPEITIPDGWPGEGV; from the coding sequence ATGACTACCGAGAACACTGACATTCTCTCCAGCAATGATGCCGAGATCAGGGAGAAGAACATCGCCACCATCCGTGAATACGTGGATGCCCGCACGGACGAGGAGCGCGGTCGGCGTTGGGAGCTCTACGCCGAGGACTGCACCAGCGGCGCCGTCGCCGGTGAGCCGGTGAGGGGTAAAGAGCTGGCACGTAAGTCCACCGAATGGAACCTGACGTACTTCCCCGGTTTCGTCTTCGACGACAACATCATTTTCCAGTCGACCGACCCCAACTACTTCGTGGTCGCCTCCAAAGGCCGGGGAGAGGTGAACTTCCCCGAGCACGGGGACGCTCGTCCCTACGAGAACGACTTCTTCCACGTGTTCCGGATGCAGGACGGCAAGATCAAGGACTACTTCGAGTACTCCAATGCCGTGAAGCTCTACGAGGCACTCGGGTTGGAGATCCCCGAACTCCAGAGCCCGGGAGGATGGCCAGACCACACCCCTGAAGAACTCGCCTATGATCCGTTCCCCGGGATCGAATACAGCGACCCGGAGAATCCTGATGTTATTGACGACAGTGACCGTGAGCTGCGCGAGAAGAACATCGAGGGCCTCCGGACGTACGTGGATGCCCGGACGCTGGAGGAACGCAGCACCCGCTGGGATCTGTACGTTGACAGCGACGAGACCACCAGTGGCGCCGCCGGTCTACCGGTGTCGTTCGGTAAGGCGAAAGCCCGGCAGTCCACCGAGTGGAACCTGGTGCATTTCCCGGAGTACATCTTCAACGACAACGTCGTTCTCCAGACTCAGGATCCCAACCTGTTCATGGTGATGTCCAACGGTACCGGCGGCCTGTACTACCCCGCCTACGGAGACCGGACAACCTACGACAACGTGTACTTTCACGTCTTTCGTATGCGGGATGGCAAGATTCTCAACTACTACGAGTTCGTGAACTCGAAGTTCCTCTACGACACCCTCGGTGTGGAACTGCCTGAGATCACGATCCCGGACGGCTGGCCCGGCGAGGGCGTGTGA
- a CDS encoding PRD domain-containing protein, with amino-acid sequence MRILRVFNNNVVLASSEDEPGAEVVLTGRGLGFGTSAGDTVDEAKVSRVFRPEHHRDPDHVAALAAEVPLWFVELAGSLTDGMGVPSPTVLALADHLHMAVRRQELSDDDPAQTRHPLQAEVSHLYPEEFATARTMLARVNLRLAEKGTPHLPDSEAVAIALHLVNAGFHTGDLRATYEMTGMFTQLFDVVDSAYGIAVDRQSVNAARFITHMRYLFVRVNEGTQLDEGFSALRESLAQTHPEAVTCGDRLASVLELRLGTELSGDERSYLALHVTRLASQS; translated from the coding sequence ATGAGGATCCTCCGGGTGTTCAACAACAACGTCGTGCTGGCGTCGAGCGAGGATGAACCCGGCGCCGAGGTCGTGCTGACGGGGCGGGGGCTCGGCTTCGGAACCTCCGCAGGCGATACCGTGGATGAGGCGAAGGTGTCCCGTGTGTTCCGTCCGGAGCACCACCGGGACCCGGATCACGTCGCAGCATTGGCCGCCGAGGTGCCACTGTGGTTCGTTGAGCTGGCTGGCTCTCTGACCGACGGCATGGGCGTCCCATCCCCGACGGTCCTCGCGCTGGCGGACCATCTTCACATGGCTGTGCGACGACAGGAACTGTCGGACGACGATCCTGCCCAGACCCGCCATCCGCTCCAGGCCGAGGTGAGCCATCTCTACCCGGAGGAGTTCGCCACGGCGCGGACGATGCTGGCACGGGTGAACCTGCGACTGGCGGAGAAAGGCACCCCGCATCTGCCGGATTCTGAAGCCGTGGCCATCGCCCTGCACCTGGTCAACGCGGGCTTCCACACCGGCGATCTGCGCGCGACCTACGAGATGACCGGTATGTTCACCCAGTTGTTCGATGTGGTCGATTCCGCATACGGCATCGCTGTGGACCGGCAGTCTGTCAATGCCGCACGGTTCATCACACACATGCGCTACCTCTTCGTACGTGTGAATGAGGGTACGCAGCTCGACGAGGGCTTCTCCGCACTCCGAGAGTCCCTGGCCCAGACCCACCCGGAGGCTGTCACCTGCGGTGATCGGCTGGCATCCGTTCTGGAACTCCGCCTGGGGACGGAACTGTCGGGCGACGAGCGAAGCTACCTCGCCCTACACGTCACGCGGTTGGCGTCGCAGTCCTAG
- a CDS encoding GntR family transcriptional regulator — MAESSDLLTPTKDAYRSVRTAILRGGLKPGEKLSPSALGKELGVSAGVVREALTRLTAEYLVSAEKNKGFRVYEITLDGLKHLSELRQLVEPAALAQSIEEGDVAWESEIIAAHHRLRRAPGQGTEVDDQGSDVHMLAHRRFHMALLSACGNPMMLETCRSLWDAGELYRRWGAARRDSAVWMKEHEDLVGHCLDRNIPAATELLRRHIGGTVEAVTELLATGGAYPVTELREE; from the coding sequence ATGGCCGAGAGCTCCGACCTGCTTACGCCGACGAAAGACGCCTATCGTTCTGTGCGGACGGCGATTCTTCGCGGAGGCCTTAAACCGGGGGAAAAACTCAGCCCCTCAGCTCTCGGGAAGGAGCTGGGGGTCAGTGCCGGCGTTGTTCGGGAGGCCCTGACCCGGCTCACTGCGGAGTACCTGGTCAGTGCGGAGAAGAACAAGGGTTTCCGGGTCTACGAGATCACCCTGGACGGGTTGAAACACCTGTCCGAACTCCGTCAACTGGTGGAACCCGCTGCCCTCGCCCAGTCCATCGAGGAAGGGGACGTGGCGTGGGAGTCCGAGATCATCGCCGCCCATCATCGGCTCCGTCGCGCTCCGGGGCAGGGGACTGAGGTTGACGACCAGGGATCAGACGTCCACATGTTGGCGCACCGCCGGTTTCACATGGCGTTACTGTCGGCGTGCGGCAACCCGATGATGCTGGAGACCTGTCGTTCTCTGTGGGACGCCGGCGAACTCTACCGACGCTGGGGCGCGGCGCGCCGGGACAGCGCAGTCTGGATGAAGGAACATGAGGACCTCGTAGGTCATTGCCTTGACCGGAATATCCCGGCGGCCACCGAGCTCCTGCGTCGGCACATCGGCGGGACCGTGGAAGCGGTCACGGAACTGCTGGCCACAGGTGGCGCATATCCTGTGACCGAACTCCGGGAAGAATGA
- a CDS encoding YdcF family protein — MAVAPTLLAVVIALGAALLATGIVGLIRDGRRIATPVYVTMGLGLIAVGTGMLLASQGHPVPLIVIVAAAVGVLLLGNVVGYPLLMVFLLYSGATVLRRENRSLGNALALLAGIALLLLPSTLGMLAPPDTVRTDAAYMARYAVHLSATVVVVYFGFAFAAFTAASLLYRWRRIRTVPVAVIVLGSGLINGQVPPLLAARLRRGLGIQTQFQGTPVIITSGGQGADEPRPEGEAMRDYLLAQGADPATVVAETESRTTEENLRYSRRLLAEPSSPVVVATSNYHVFRAALLTRTLGMHAHVVGAPTAWYYFPSATLREFAGVIRDRLWFTALSIAVLIILAVTFTLVIVPAIGPGTT; from the coding sequence ATGGCCGTAGCGCCCACTCTTCTGGCCGTCGTCATCGCCCTCGGAGCCGCTCTCCTGGCAACCGGCATCGTCGGTCTCATCCGCGACGGTAGACGCATCGCAACACCTGTCTACGTGACGATGGGGCTCGGTCTGATCGCGGTCGGAACGGGTATGCTGCTCGCCAGCCAGGGGCACCCCGTACCGCTCATCGTTATCGTCGCCGCGGCGGTGGGTGTCCTCCTGCTGGGCAATGTGGTCGGCTATCCGCTGCTGATGGTCTTCCTGCTGTACTCGGGCGCCACCGTACTACGCAGGGAGAATCGCTCCCTGGGCAATGCCCTGGCCCTTCTCGCAGGGATCGCGCTCTTGCTCCTGCCGTCTACGCTGGGGATGCTGGCGCCGCCGGACACCGTCCGCACCGACGCCGCCTACATGGCCCGGTACGCGGTGCACCTGTCGGCCACAGTGGTGGTGGTCTATTTCGGCTTCGCGTTCGCTGCCTTCACCGCCGCCTCGCTGCTCTACCGGTGGCGCCGCATCCGTACCGTTCCGGTGGCCGTGATAGTCCTCGGTTCCGGCCTCATCAACGGGCAGGTCCCGCCGCTCCTCGCCGCCAGGCTGCGCCGTGGGCTGGGCATCCAGACTCAGTTCCAGGGCACGCCGGTAATCATCACCAGTGGCGGCCAAGGCGCCGATGAACCACGGCCCGAGGGTGAAGCAATGCGCGACTATCTCCTCGCGCAGGGGGCCGATCCAGCCACAGTGGTCGCAGAAACCGAGTCCCGCACCACCGAGGAGAATCTCCGTTACTCCCGGAGACTGCTCGCCGAGCCGTCCTCACCGGTGGTCGTCGCCACCAGCAACTACCACGTCTTCCGGGCCGCCCTCCTCACAAGGACGCTGGGGATGCACGCCCACGTCGTCGGTGCGCCCACCGCCTGGTACTACTTCCCCAGCGCGACGCTCCGCGAGTTTGCCGGGGTGATTCGCGACCGACTCTGGTTCACCGCCCTCAGCATTGCCGTGCTCATCATCCTCGCTGTCACCTTCACCCTGGTCATCGTGCCCGCGATCGGCCCGGGAACGACCTAG
- a CDS encoding PhzA/PhzB family protein translates to MSDSALKEKNRKVVEAFLELAGPDRGPKRAEMFADNSKVEMFIRMGEGGQLDLDGKQWCLDTPDTFPVWGFYETSIYESDDPTSFLVPAVGRGKVFAPGGEGPGYDVELWYILCFELDDGKITLFRETVDYARGGMVIDERYTPDRPDRFVRQDNPFGYK, encoded by the coding sequence GTGAGCGATTCCGCACTGAAAGAGAAGAACCGTAAGGTCGTCGAGGCTTTCCTCGAACTGGCCGGTCCCGACCGGGGGCCGAAGCGCGCTGAGATGTTTGCAGACAACTCGAAGGTCGAGATGTTCATCCGTATGGGGGAGGGCGGACAGCTCGATCTTGACGGCAAACAATGGTGCCTGGATACACCGGACACTTTCCCTGTGTGGGGTTTCTACGAGACCTCCATCTACGAGAGCGATGATCCCACGTCGTTCCTCGTCCCTGCTGTCGGACGTGGCAAGGTGTTCGCCCCCGGGGGCGAGGGCCCCGGTTACGACGTCGAGCTCTGGTACATCCTCTGCTTTGAGCTGGACGACGGCAAGATCACGCTGTTCCGGGAGACCGTGGACTACGCCCGAGGCGGCATGGTCATCGACGAGCGCTACACCCCGGACCGTCCGGACCGCTTCGTACGCCAGGACAACCCTTTCGGTTACAAGTGA